The following coding sequences lie in one Tichowtungia aerotolerans genomic window:
- a CDS encoding LamG-like jellyroll fold domain-containing protein: MRKHQYRVIKSIVAVTLLFACGTAFAANWTGAGGDDDWMNPANWGGTLPTAQNTWMDNSDTAVLYADDEDTVAMFFPGGTPGIDLTIKGTLNATGRMRIAEGAGTTGIVTVDGGTLNVADHFYVGAGGTGKLIVTNGGTVNQTVSGYGFQVPPAWGTGTATNVVELIDGAINTVDLAMTAKGLIKIGADGSLVVDGNEKTEIEGYIGNGWIVPVSSFGTITVTYDGSNTIVQAVVPDLSHRVPYVDNENTVALWHMDAVRDQEFVDDDDRVVFGRNADLTVFPNPNTNGPALVDPAVTPGLDFPVGNAAFGNCLYLDNIQSAATNTAQYLNIPWGDTPVDRTKMRIEGWCKSDVAYDDQILVDRWGQIVVYARDDGFTVLRWDANYVASWKDAKPAGFAATNWNHFAVEATSSNLLIYVNGTLESDTELDGGLFDFTSREATTIGARYNTSSAFKGYIDEFRIYTTGPAVESLRAFDAPQAVVPPVIDGVLGNSEWGDSITLDLAYPDLTTLPNVGAVAGNSADMDPADISGSFSYKWDADYLYFGFEITDDVHIAGGYPDDHLLFGFNPSISNTVWDDTLTFEMFVDGSGTAQTSIYKDGGGTLKLDSSVFAGSTDGASWKFEAKLKWTEILNDAGYVPATNDQFGTILLLCDNDADDGARDVFLYSIAGGSVMTEPAGWHTVSLAGPIPTVVVTYNDWIADYSVGVQTNLSDDFDLDGMNHLVEYALGGNPEVDDAADILPVSYVDSSSNLFAYVYSRRLGSEGLGLTYYVQRDSDLVNTPDGWTTNGVAEVVSGLISASFEEVTATVPMDVDGRFLRLQIEASQ; encoded by the coding sequence ATGAGAAAACACCAGTACAGAGTGATAAAATCAATCGTTGCTGTAACGTTATTGTTTGCGTGCGGTACTGCATTCGCCGCGAATTGGACCGGTGCGGGAGGAGATGATGACTGGATGAATCCTGCCAACTGGGGCGGAACGTTGCCTACCGCTCAGAACACCTGGATGGATAATTCCGATACTGCGGTTCTTTATGCCGATGATGAAGATACCGTGGCCATGTTTTTTCCTGGAGGAACCCCGGGGATTGACCTGACGATTAAGGGAACATTAAACGCCACCGGAAGAATGAGGATTGCTGAAGGTGCAGGAACAACAGGGATCGTTACGGTCGATGGCGGAACGCTGAATGTCGCCGATCACTTTTATGTTGGCGCAGGAGGTACCGGGAAACTGATTGTCACAAATGGAGGGACAGTTAACCAGACTGTCAGCGGTTATGGGTTCCAGGTGCCGCCGGCTTGGGGCACAGGCACGGCTACGAACGTCGTGGAACTGATTGATGGGGCCATTAATACCGTTGATCTCGCCATGACAGCCAAGGGGCTGATCAAGATCGGCGCTGACGGTTCTCTTGTGGTTGACGGTAATGAAAAGACTGAGATCGAAGGTTATATTGGAAATGGATGGATTGTTCCCGTCAGTTCGTTTGGAACGATTACTGTAACTTATGATGGTTCAAACACGATCGTTCAGGCGGTGGTTCCGGATCTGAGCCATCGGGTTCCTTATGTGGATAATGAAAATACGGTTGCTCTGTGGCATATGGATGCGGTTCGTGATCAGGAGTTTGTCGATGATGACGACCGTGTCGTTTTTGGCCGCAATGCCGATTTGACCGTGTTCCCCAATCCTAACACAAACGGTCCGGCGCTGGTTGATCCTGCAGTGACACCCGGTCTTGATTTCCCGGTTGGCAATGCCGCGTTCGGCAATTGTCTCTATCTGGATAATATTCAAAGCGCTGCCACTAATACCGCTCAATATCTGAATATTCCCTGGGGGGATACTCCTGTGGATCGGACGAAAATGCGTATTGAGGGATGGTGCAAGTCAGATGTTGCGTATGATGACCAGATTCTGGTTGATCGTTGGGGCCAGATTGTGGTGTATGCACGAGATGATGGATTTACGGTTTTAAGGTGGGATGCAAATTATGTAGCGTCTTGGAAAGACGCCAAGCCTGCCGGTTTCGCGGCCACCAACTGGAATCATTTTGCGGTAGAGGCAACCTCTTCCAACCTGCTGATCTATGTGAACGGGACACTCGAAAGCGATACCGAGCTCGACGGTGGGCTGTTTGACTTTACATCAAGAGAGGCCACCACGATTGGCGCACGTTATAATACGAGTTCCGCCTTCAAAGGCTATATTGATGAATTCCGGATTTATACGACCGGCCCGGCGGTTGAAAGTCTGCGGGCATTTGATGCGCCCCAGGCGGTGGTCCCGCCAGTGATTGACGGGGTTTTGGGCAACAGTGAATGGGGCGATTCGATAACGCTAGATCTGGCTTATCCTGACCTGACAACCCTTCCTAATGTGGGGGCAGTTGCGGGGAATAGTGCTGATATGGATCCCGCGGATATCAGTGGTTCTTTCAGTTACAAGTGGGATGCGGATTATCTCTATTTCGGGTTTGAGATTACTGATGATGTGCATATTGCAGGCGGATATCCGGATGACCATCTTCTGTTTGGGTTCAACCCGTCCATCAGCAACACCGTTTGGGACGATACCCTGACGTTTGAAATGTTTGTGGATGGGAGCGGAACTGCGCAGACGTCTATTTATAAAGATGGGGGAGGGACGCTCAAGCTGGACAGCTCAGTCTTTGCTGGTTCCACCGATGGGGCGAGCTGGAAGTTTGAAGCCAAGCTGAAGTGGACGGAGATATTGAATGATGCCGGATATGTGCCGGCCACCAATGACCAGTTCGGAACCATCTTGTTGCTTTGCGACAACGATGCGGACGACGGGGCGCGTGACGTGTTCTTGTACAGTATTGCGGGCGGTTCTGTGATGACGGAACCCGCCGGATGGCACACGGTGTCACTCGCGGGGCCGATTCCAACGGTCGTCGTAACTTATAACGATTGGATTGCGGACTACAGCGTCGGCGTCCAGACCAACCTGAGCGATGACTTCGATCTGGATGGGATGAACCATCTGGTTGAATACGCTCTCGGAGGAAACCCGGAAGTTGATGATGCGGCGGATATTCTGCCGGTCTCCTATGTGGACAGCAGCAGCAACCTGTTTGCCTATGTCTACAGTCGCCGCCTAGGATCTGAAGGGCTTGGGCTCACTTACTATGTTCAGCGAGATAGCGATTTGGTGAACACGCCGGACGGGTGGACGACGAACGGTGTGGCCGAAGTTGTTTCGGGGCTTATCAGCGCCAGTTTCGAGGAAGTCACCGCCACCGTTCCTATGGATGTGGACGGCCGGTTCCTGCGCTTGCAGATTGAAGCTTCCCAGTAA
- a CDS encoding Gfo/Idh/MocA family protein: MNQSEKISMAAVGLFFGEHLIKEIVSGRAEPYISLCGVCDLNAELASEVAERYDTRVYASLDEILADPEIESVGLFTPPAGRAELIRKIIRAGKHVMTTKPFEVDADEALSVLQEARSLGKAVHLNSPSALPDPETAQILQWQQEFDLGQPVGVRWETYSSLREKADGSWQDDPERCPVAPIFRLGIYGINQLLRLCGTVEAVHVMHSRIFTGRPTPDNAELSLRFSSGALASVFVSFCIDDGHRLPDVLTLHYKRGTVRVRALEVDAGMFVTAKELLLQMRQEDGAVLNRRIEMFDYGPLNNYQWKNFHSAVRNGGTVDGEVSPEQVAHSIWIISAMRTADQTGAQVLIDG; the protein is encoded by the coding sequence ATGAATCAGTCTGAAAAAATCAGCATGGCGGCGGTGGGGCTTTTCTTCGGGGAGCACCTCATTAAGGAGATCGTTTCTGGACGGGCTGAGCCGTATATTTCGCTGTGTGGAGTGTGCGACCTGAATGCAGAATTGGCCAGCGAGGTGGCTGAACGCTACGATACACGCGTGTATGCTTCGTTGGATGAAATCCTGGCGGATCCGGAAATTGAATCCGTCGGACTGTTTACGCCGCCGGCGGGTCGCGCGGAGCTGATCCGCAAAATTATTCGCGCGGGCAAGCATGTGATGACCACGAAGCCGTTCGAGGTGGATGCCGATGAGGCACTGTCCGTTTTGCAGGAAGCCCGGAGTCTCGGAAAAGCGGTTCATTTGAATTCACCCAGTGCGCTGCCGGATCCCGAAACCGCGCAGATTCTGCAGTGGCAGCAGGAATTTGATTTAGGGCAGCCAGTCGGGGTTCGATGGGAAACCTATTCTTCGCTTCGTGAAAAAGCGGACGGCAGCTGGCAGGATGATCCGGAGCGGTGTCCGGTGGCGCCGATTTTCCGCTTGGGAATTTACGGGATTAACCAGCTGCTTCGTCTTTGCGGAACGGTGGAGGCGGTGCATGTGATGCACAGTCGCATTTTTACCGGACGGCCGACCCCTGATAATGCAGAGCTTTCGCTTCGCTTTTCCAGCGGGGCCCTTGCAAGCGTTTTCGTTTCGTTTTGCATTGATGACGGACATCGCCTGCCGGATGTGCTGACACTCCATTATAAGCGAGGAACGGTTCGAGTTCGGGCTTTGGAAGTGGATGCCGGTATGTTTGTGACGGCGAAGGAGCTGTTGCTGCAGATGCGGCAGGAGGATGGCGCGGTGCTGAACCGTCGCATTGAAATGTTCGACTATGGGCCGCTGAACAATTACCAGTGGAAAAATTTCCATTCTGCGGTTCGCAATGGCGGAACGGTGGACGGGGAGGTTTCTCCCGAGCAGGTTGCGCATAGCATTTGGATTATCAGCGCGATGCGTACGGCCGACCAGACCGGTGCGCAGGTTTTGATCGATGGATAA
- a CDS encoding helix-turn-helix domain-containing protein codes for MLGEAVRARRLELDVSQEKLAEMVNVHRNYVGKIERGEQNLTIETLVRFAETFKCRPSDLLSEAGL; via the coding sequence ATGCTCGGAGAGGCCGTCCGTGCCAGACGGCTGGAGCTGGATGTCAGTCAGGAAAAACTGGCTGAAATGGTGAATGTCCACAGGAACTATGTGGGCAAAATCGAAAGAGGGGAGCAAAACCTCACCATTGAAACGCTGGTGAGGTTTGCTGAGACCTTCAAATGCAGGCCGAGTGATCTGCTTTCAGAAGCGGGACTCTAG
- a CDS encoding Gfo/Idh/MocA family protein, translated as MRKKSRLAAIGCGGRTQTYMSIAATLPEHYENVAVADPVAVRREAMRTISGNADIALYHDDKDILSVPKLADVMIIGTQDDYHVEPCLRAMEAGYDILLEKPIAPTMAEVRELADAAKCLDRRVLVCHVLRYTPFYKKVKEIIDSGALGAVESVNAREGVGAWHQAHSYVRGHWAVTDKCSPMIIAKSCHDLDILYWLIGRPCKSVASYGGLSHFTENNKPEGSPLRCTDGCPLGLDCMYNALHYMDRNRELLHLVMDGGAAAAPDEIEAWLRQSPWGRCVYSCDNTAVDHQVVAMEFEGGVTATFTMTAFDEGRSIEIFGTKARLVGGAAYKETCGDDIVVTDHADGRQVRHNVEFDDLGYSGHGGGDFGLMQALHEEMRCSAPEQMLSSIHTSVMSHAMGFAAEKARLTGTTVRVEDFECKE; from the coding sequence ATGCGGAAGAAGTCGAGATTGGCGGCGATTGGGTGTGGCGGACGGACGCAGACATATATGTCGATTGCTGCAACGCTGCCGGAGCATTATGAGAATGTGGCCGTGGCCGATCCGGTGGCTGTGCGTCGCGAGGCGATGCGCACAATTTCCGGGAATGCAGATATTGCCCTTTATCACGACGATAAGGATATTCTTTCCGTCCCGAAGCTGGCTGACGTCATGATTATCGGCACGCAGGATGATTATCATGTTGAGCCCTGCCTGCGGGCGATGGAGGCGGGCTATGACATTCTGCTGGAAAAGCCGATTGCTCCCACCATGGCCGAGGTGCGGGAACTGGCGGACGCTGCAAAGTGTCTGGATCGGCGTGTGCTGGTTTGCCATGTGCTGCGCTACACGCCGTTCTATAAAAAGGTAAAGGAAATCATCGACTCCGGTGCGCTGGGAGCAGTGGAGTCGGTTAATGCCCGCGAGGGAGTGGGTGCCTGGCACCAGGCGCATTCCTATGTGCGGGGACATTGGGCGGTGACCGATAAGTGTTCGCCGATGATTATCGCGAAGAGCTGCCATGATCTCGACATCCTTTATTGGCTGATCGGCCGTCCCTGCAAGTCGGTTGCGAGCTATGGCGGGTTGAGCCATTTTACGGAAAACAACAAGCCGGAGGGATCACCGCTGCGCTGCACGGACGGCTGCCCGCTTGGGCTGGACTGCATGTATAACGCGCTGCACTACATGGATCGGAACCGCGAGCTGCTTCATCTCGTCATGGATGGCGGGGCTGCGGCTGCCCCGGATGAGATCGAGGCCTGGCTGAGGCAGAGTCCGTGGGGGCGTTGCGTCTATTCCTGCGATAATACCGCGGTTGACCATCAGGTGGTTGCTATGGAATTTGAGGGCGGTGTGACGGCGACGTTTACGATGACGGCATTTGACGAAGGTCGCAGCATTGAAATCTTCGGCACGAAGGCACGACTGGTGGGCGGTGCGGCCTATAAGGAAACCTGCGGCGATGATATTGTGGTGACGGATCATGCTGACGGTCGGCAGGTGCGCCATAACGTTGAGTTCGATGACCTTGGTTACAGCGGGCACGGAGGCGGGGATTTCGGTTTGATGCAGGCGCTGCACGAGGAAATGAGGTGTAGTGCTCCCGAGCAAATGCTGTCTTCAATTCATACGTCTGTAATGAGCCATGCCATGGGTTTTGCCGCGGAAAAAGCGCGACTCACAGGAACCACTGTGCGGGTAGAGGATTTTGAGTGTAAAGAATGA
- a CDS encoding tetratricopeptide repeat protein, giving the protein MKRIKSLAIACMATMLALTSGCEKNSTAKPDTPAQEKPAELSEAEILQQKVDAGDAEAICRLGSLLLIGEGVDKNLEQGMQYIREAAELGVPFAQFAMGSAYMGVTYEGETLPCEIDIEKGVDWHKKAAEQGFEASQVALAKHYMELLIEDKGNPELIIQTYTWVSKAAHQGNDWAMEMLPAITQVMKLEGVSL; this is encoded by the coding sequence ATGAAGCGTATAAAATCATTAGCGATAGCCTGCATGGCCACCATGCTGGCTCTCACATCGGGATGCGAAAAAAATAGCACAGCAAAACCAGACACACCCGCTCAAGAGAAGCCCGCTGAACTATCCGAGGCAGAAATACTACAACAGAAAGTTGACGCTGGAGATGCGGAGGCAATATGCCGCCTCGGAAGCTTACTTCTCATTGGTGAAGGGGTAGACAAGAATCTGGAACAGGGCATGCAGTACATCCGGGAAGCTGCCGAACTCGGAGTTCCTTTTGCTCAGTTTGCGATGGGGTCAGCATACATGGGAGTTACCTATGAAGGAGAAACACTTCCTTGCGAGATCGATATAGAAAAAGGTGTGGATTGGCATAAAAAGGCTGCGGAACAAGGCTTCGAAGCCTCTCAAGTTGCTTTGGCCAAACACTACATGGAACTCCTCATTGAAGACAAAGGCAACCCAGAGCTTATTATTCAGACCTATACATGGGTGTCAAAGGCAGCACACCAAGGTAATGACTGGGCGATGGAGATGTTACCCGCGATTACACAAGTCATGAAACTCGAAGGAGTTTCACTTTGA
- a CDS encoding IS3 family transposase (programmed frameshift): MKRKRYTEEQIVYALKQAENGEKIAELCRSMGVSEATFYNWRKKYKGLGVSEVRELRMLRDENRKLKQLVADLSLDKHILQEVIAKKALKPARKRELAEGACDAYGLSGRRACGLFELSRTTFFYKAKPRDDEALRLRIKELAAKRVRFGYRRIHVLLRREGWEINHKRVYRVYMEENLAVRTKPRKKLANRPRVPLEQAAGPNEQWSMDFVMDRTEDGRHFRILTVVDNFSRECLALYADRSITGEKVASCLNGVANQRGYPKSIRVDNGSEFYSRSMDAWTYHHEVAMEFIRPGKPTENGYIESFNGKLRDECLNVELFFGVDDARDKLAAWKKDYNEQRPHKSLDNKTPTEYIGAWMEASALPSLLRRREGTQRTQQLLEAVF, encoded by the exons ATGAAGCGGAAGAGATACACAGAGGAACAGATCGTATATGCCCTGAAGCAGGCGGAGAACGGCGAGAAGATAGCCGAACTATGCCGGTCGATGGGAGTCAGTGAGGCCACGTTTTACAACTGGCGCAAGAAGTACAAGGGGCTTGGAGTAAGCGAGGTGCGGGAGTTACGCATGTTACGTGATGAAAACCGCAAGTTGAAGCAGCTCGTAGCCGACCTGAGTCTGGACAAGCACATCTTGCAGGAGGTCATTGCAA AAAAAGCTCTGAAGCCTGCACGGAAGCGCGAACTGGCCGAGGGGGCATGTGATGCATACGGACTCTCGGGCCGCCGGGCGTGCGGGCTTTTTGAGTTAAGCCGGACCACCTTTTTCTACAAAGCGAAGCCTCGGGACGATGAGGCGCTTCGTCTGCGGATTAAGGAACTGGCCGCTAAACGTGTCCGGTTCGGTTACCGGCGCATTCATGTTCTGTTGCGCCGGGAAGGATGGGAGATTAATCACAAAAGAGTCTATCGGGTCTACATGGAGGAAAACCTTGCCGTTCGCACGAAACCCCGTAAAAAGTTGGCGAACCGGCCTCGTGTTCCTCTTGAGCAGGCTGCCGGGCCCAACGAGCAATGGAGTATGGACTTTGTGATGGATCGCACCGAGGACGGGCGTCACTTCAGGATACTGACGGTAGTCGATAACTTTAGTCGGGAATGCCTGGCGCTATATGCTGACCGATCCATCACCGGTGAAAAGGTCGCGTCTTGTCTGAACGGAGTGGCTAATCAACGCGGTTATCCCAAAAGCATTCGTGTGGACAACGGAAGCGAGTTTTACTCCAGGTCGATGGATGCCTGGACATATCATCATGAGGTCGCCATGGAGTTTATCCGACCGGGTAAGCCGACCGAAAATGGATACATCGAAAGCTTCAACGGAAAGTTGAGGGATGAATGTTTGAATGTGGAGCTTTTCTTCGGAGTGGACGATGCCCGTGATAAACTCGCAGCATGGAAAAAAGATTACAATGAGCAGCGACCGCATAAGTCGCTTGATAACAAGACTCCGACGGAATATATAGGTGCGTGGATGGAGGCGTCCGCGCTTCCCTCCCTCCTCCGGAGGAGGGAGGGAACCCAAAGAACACAGCAACTATTAGAAGCCGTATTTTAG
- a CDS encoding sodium:solute symporter family transporter — MRQLIKMMIASLLVGAGGGAAEPSGGFFEFSSAPVVEAIEQNASDVLVFQGLEIKDGFIRISGQSVTHVEGDGVTDLPELPVSLSNPGAALVGSTLYVVSGVTLLKLDLDSPDAGWVECSKSPEDSVETRAAVSLQDSLYIIGESALLYHPARDEWQRLTSPPEDLSGFVAASCGNDHLLFFNAKASDDRILAYHRITGEWLEMGRLPEKVKVFAAASSGTEFALFTSDSVVSAKALLKPTKYGWVDHSVVAGLVLALVGVGMYFSKKEKSSGDYFRAGNRIPWWAAGLSLFASGASAISLMAMPGKAFADNWIYFSISLFVVVVQLPLMLLVYIPIIRRLNIATANEYLERRYGLPVRMLGFVIYSLNQMMGRMAAILLLPSIALSAIFGLPMEQSILIMGVVATIYVTLGGLEAVIWTDVLQATVMLLAVLTCCFWAFFSLDMTVPAAREVISGMNKLQVFDFSFDWTAPVFLIVFSNVVSMTLGMIGDQTFIQRVQCTHDEKESRKTILTQLAVAVPMNIVLFALGTLLFLFYKTRPEILSPALKSDGIFPFFAAQTLPPGMAGFVVAALLAATMSTVSGAINSVANLGVEDVYRRFFPKATDHKCLIVGRTLTISLGVFGTGAALLLARTSLLSVWDLALMITGMILAPITGIFVLGIFTTRTNSFGVWVGTVASIAANYYAKFCMNLHALAYLTVGVFACIIVGYLASFLAPQSKKNLDGLTAYTLLEK; from the coding sequence ATGAGACAATTGATAAAGATGATGATTGCGAGCCTGCTGGTTGGAGCGGGGGGCGGGGCTGCTGAGCCGTCGGGTGGTTTTTTTGAGTTTTCTTCGGCACCGGTTGTTGAGGCCATTGAACAAAATGCTTCCGATGTTCTGGTTTTCCAAGGCTTGGAAATCAAAGACGGGTTTATTCGGATCAGCGGGCAGAGTGTGACCCATGTGGAAGGCGATGGGGTTACAGACCTCCCGGAGCTGCCGGTTTCATTGTCAAATCCCGGTGCGGCGCTGGTCGGAAGCACATTGTATGTGGTCAGCGGAGTTACACTGCTGAAGCTGGATCTGGACAGTCCGGATGCCGGCTGGGTTGAATGCTCTAAGTCACCTGAAGATTCTGTGGAAACCAGAGCCGCCGTCAGTTTGCAGGACTCTCTGTATATCATCGGCGAATCAGCACTTTTATATCATCCGGCACGGGATGAGTGGCAGCGATTAACCAGTCCGCCGGAAGACTTGAGTGGTTTTGTTGCGGCCTCTTGTGGGAACGATCATTTGCTCTTTTTCAATGCCAAGGCATCCGATGATCGGATTCTGGCGTATCACCGTATTACCGGGGAGTGGCTTGAAATGGGGCGCCTGCCGGAAAAGGTCAAGGTGTTCGCTGCGGCATCGAGCGGCACGGAGTTTGCTCTGTTCACCTCCGATTCGGTTGTGAGCGCCAAAGCGTTGCTGAAGCCCACCAAATATGGATGGGTGGACCATTCGGTTGTCGCGGGTCTGGTGCTCGCCTTGGTTGGTGTCGGGATGTATTTCTCCAAAAAAGAGAAGTCCAGCGGCGACTATTTCCGCGCCGGCAACCGGATTCCGTGGTGGGCGGCGGGTCTGAGCCTGTTCGCCAGTGGGGCGAGCGCGATCAGCCTGATGGCGATGCCGGGCAAGGCCTTTGCTGACAACTGGATCTATTTTTCGATCTCTTTGTTTGTGGTTGTGGTGCAGTTGCCGTTGATGCTGCTGGTGTACATTCCGATTATTCGTCGTCTGAATATTGCAACCGCCAATGAGTATTTGGAACGTCGTTATGGGTTGCCGGTCCGCATGCTCGGCTTTGTCATCTATTCGCTCAATCAAATGATGGGTCGGATGGCTGCGATTCTGCTGCTGCCTTCAATTGCGCTCAGTGCTATTTTTGGGCTTCCGATGGAGCAGAGTATTTTGATTATGGGTGTGGTCGCCACCATCTATGTGACCCTGGGCGGCCTTGAAGCTGTTATCTGGACCGACGTGCTGCAGGCGACCGTTATGCTGCTGGCTGTGCTGACCTGCTGTTTCTGGGCTTTTTTCTCGCTCGATATGACGGTGCCGGCTGCCAGAGAAGTCATCAGCGGGATGAACAAACTGCAGGTATTCGATTTCAGCTTTGACTGGACCGCGCCGGTATTTCTTATTGTCTTTTCCAATGTAGTCTCGATGACTCTGGGAATGATTGGCGACCAGACTTTTATTCAACGCGTTCAGTGTACTCATGATGAAAAGGAATCACGTAAAACCATTCTTACGCAACTGGCGGTTGCTGTGCCGATGAATATTGTTCTCTTTGCCCTCGGGACCCTGTTGTTCCTTTTTTATAAAACGCGCCCGGAAATTCTCAGTCCGGCGCTCAAGTCCGACGGTATCTTCCCGTTTTTTGCCGCGCAGACCCTGCCGCCCGGCATGGCGGGGTTTGTCGTCGCCGCGCTGCTGGCAGCCACCATGTCCACTGTTTCCGGAGCCATCAACAGTGTGGCTAACCTTGGAGTGGAAGATGTCTATCGTCGCTTCTTTCCCAAAGCAACCGATCATAAGTGCCTTATTGTTGGGCGGACGCTCACAATCAGTCTCGGAGTCTTTGGGACTGGCGCCGCGTTATTGCTGGCCCGTACCAGTCTGCTGTCAGTCTGGGATCTGGCTCTGATGATCACCGGGATGATCCTTGCGCCGATCACCGGGATCTTCGTGCTGGGGATCTTCACAACGCGCACCAACAGCTTCGGGGTCTGGGTCGGAACTGTTGCCTCTATTGCGGCCAATTATTACGCGAAGTTCTGCATGAACCTGCATGCGCTGGCTTACCTTACTGTCGGTGTGTTCGCTTGCATTATCGTGGGGTATCTTGCCAGTTTTCTGGCGCCTCAGTCGAAGAAGAATCTCGATGGTCTGACCGCCTACACTCTTTTGGAAAAATAA
- a CDS encoding helix-turn-helix transcriptional regulator: MITRRNLPEMPQRVSPELIERSAKLPEPDNYYAGQSDTTAVLPKNILLFHRDTLSPAHRDTNVHNRYVLFCCLKTPGTLFVNEQMLELPEGHATLIFPHQFHHYILPKEPTHWLFITFELPETQWLSPLQNRVFSISPETESILFQLLETYSSEKIVRHSHILTHTLGYLLANLIQTDKGNQDESLQHTAPKSRAVLIIQKINRFIYANLDQNLNIDTLAANVGVSASHLRLLVRSRIGIGLGHYINRIRINHAEQLLAETDLPIKHIAIDCGFNSSQSFARAFRRATGVAPHQFRRNGNSM, translated from the coding sequence ATGATTACACGCCGCAATCTACCTGAGATGCCTCAACGCGTTTCCCCGGAACTGATCGAACGGTCGGCTAAGCTTCCGGAGCCGGATAACTACTATGCCGGACAAAGCGATACAACGGCTGTCCTTCCTAAAAACATCCTCTTATTTCACCGCGACACCTTGAGCCCGGCACACCGCGACACCAACGTGCACAACCGCTATGTGCTGTTCTGCTGCCTGAAAACACCGGGAACCCTGTTCGTCAATGAACAGATGCTGGAGCTTCCGGAAGGACACGCCACCCTTATTTTTCCTCATCAGTTTCATCATTATATCCTGCCGAAAGAGCCAACCCACTGGCTGTTCATCACCTTTGAACTGCCGGAAACCCAATGGCTGAGTCCGCTTCAAAACCGGGTTTTCTCCATTTCACCCGAAACGGAATCTATCCTTTTTCAGTTACTGGAAACATACTCGAGCGAAAAGATCGTCCGACACAGTCATATCCTGACCCACACCCTAGGCTATCTGTTGGCAAACCTGATCCAAACAGATAAAGGCAACCAGGATGAGTCCCTTCAGCATACTGCGCCCAAAAGCCGAGCTGTACTGATCATACAAAAAATCAACCGGTTCATTTACGCCAATCTTGACCAAAACCTCAACATTGACACACTCGCCGCGAATGTCGGAGTGTCCGCGAGCCACTTGCGGCTGCTGGTCCGCTCCCGGATCGGAATAGGACTGGGGCATTATATCAACCGCATTCGCATCAATCATGCAGAGCAACTTCTTGCAGAAACCGACCTGCCCATCAAACACATCGCCATCGACTGCGGCTTCAACTCGTCCCAGAGTTTCGCCCGCGCATTCCGGAGAGCGACCGGCGTCGCGCCGCATCAATTCCGCAGGAACGGGAACAGCATGTAA
- a CDS encoding tetratricopeptide repeat protein has product MFIQIGCSNSSFKYDYLTLAKMVSSDPEESARLCRKGVAKGNADAQALLGFMMACSPNEYVQLNLKQGVALLEKSVDQGNAFAQGNLGMMCSQGVFPPSGPNFPRDPRRACKLLTLSAEQDNAIGQAFLGSMLCIGEDVPRDVAKGVELLELASNKGHPHAQCCLALLYYGGALVEKNTDKALSLSLYTPKTSTMTI; this is encoded by the coding sequence ATGTTCATCCAGATTGGATGTTCAAACAGTTCGTTTAAATACGACTATCTGACTCTGGCAAAAATGGTTTCATCTGATCCGGAGGAGTCTGCGAGGCTTTGCAGGAAGGGAGTTGCCAAAGGCAATGCCGACGCTCAAGCCTTACTGGGCTTTATGATGGCATGCAGCCCGAACGAATATGTTCAACTAAACCTCAAACAAGGTGTTGCGTTGCTAGAGAAGTCAGTGGATCAAGGCAATGCATTTGCTCAGGGAAACCTGGGAATGATGTGTTCTCAAGGAGTGTTCCCTCCCTCTGGACCAAACTTCCCTCGCGACCCTCGCAGGGCCTGCAAACTGCTGACACTCTCAGCAGAGCAGGATAACGCGATTGGTCAAGCATTCCTGGGGTCCATGCTTTGCATTGGTGAGGATGTGCCTAGGGATGTGGCCAAAGGAGTTGAACTACTTGAACTGGCATCCAACAAAGGTCATCCCCATGCCCAATGCTGCCTGGCATTGCTGTATTACGGAGGAGCTCTCGTTGAAAAGAATACCGACAAGGCCTTGTCGTTATCGCTGTATACGCCAAAGACCTCAACAATGACCATTTAA